The region GGTCTCGTCGGCAGCCTTCGCGCCGGTTCCACCAACCGCCAGCTCGCCGAGGCGGCCGTGAAGCACGCTCCGGAGGGTGCTGAGGTCGTGCTGTTCGAAGGCCTCGGCGACGTCCCGTTCTACAACGAGGACATCGACGTGGAAGGCAGCGTCCCGGCCGCCGCCGCCGCGCTGCGCGAGGCCGCCAACTCGGCCGACGCGCTGCTGCTCTTCTCGCCCGAGTACAACGGCACGATTCCGGCCGTCCTGAAGAACGCCATCGACTGGCTGTCCCGCCCGTACGGTGCCGGCGCCCTCTCCGACAAGCCGGTCGCCGTGGTCGGCACCGCGTACGGCCAGTTCGGCGGCGTCTGGGCGCAGGACGAGGCCCGCAAGTCCGTGGGCATCGCCGGTGCCAAGGTTGTCGACGTCAAACTCGCCATCCCCGGCTCGCTGGTCCGTTTCGCCGAGACGCACCCCTCCGACGACGCCGAGGTCGCCGGGCAGCTGGCCGAGGTCATCGGTCTGATCCACACCGAGGCCACCGCCTCCGCCGCCGCCTGACCGAGGTAGCGACGCGGGTATGGGGGAGGGCCGGAGCCGTACGGGCTCCGGCCCTCCCCCATGTCCTTCGGTCTCAGCCCAGCTCGGCCGCGCGCCGCACCGCCGGGGCCGCGAACTCCTCGATCCAGGCCGCCGGCTCGCCCGTGCGCGGCGCCAGCATCACCGTCTCGATGCCGAACTTCGCATACCCCTCGATGTCCCGGACGAAGCCGTCGACGTCGTTCTCGTCCGCCGCGTCGCCCATGTAGAGAAGCGTCCTGGTGATGTCGTCGTACGGGCGTCCCACGCTGTCGCAGTGGCCGCGCAGGACGTCGAGCTTGTGCCCGATCTCCTCGGGGGTGCTGGCGAACAGGTTGCAGGCGTCCGCGTACTGGGCGACCAGGCGGAGGGTCTTCCGCTCCCCGCCACCGCCGATCATGATCTCCGGGCGCGGCGAGCTGACGGGCGCCGGGACGCAGAGGGTCTCGGCGAGCCGGTAGTGCGTGCCCTCGAACGGCCCGTTGTCGTCCGGGTCCCACATCTGCAGGCAGATCCGCAGCGTCTCCTCCAGCCGCTCGAACCGCTCGGCCGTCGCCGGGTACGGCACCCCCAGGCCCTCGTGCTCCCGGTCGTACCAGGCCGCCCCGATGCCGAGGGTGGCCCGGCCGCCGGAGAGGACGTCGAGCGTGGTGGCGATCTTGGCGAGCAGACCCGGGTGGCGGTACGTCACACCGGTCACCAGCGCGCCGAGGCGGACCGTGGAGGTGTGTGCGGCGAGGAAACCGAGGGTCGTGTAGGCCTCCAGCATGGCGTCCTCGGCCCCACCGTTGAACTCCATCTGGAAGTAGTGGTCCATGACCGTCAGCCGGTGGACGCCCGCCGCCTCGGCCGCGGCACCGGCCGCCGCCAGCTCGGTGCCGAGCGCGGGGCCGCCCCCGGAGTGGTTGAACCGATTGATGTGCACACCGAGCCGCATGTCCGTCTCCGATCGCCTTCGTCCAGCCGTGTTCCAACAGCGACGCTAGTTCCTGGAGCGCACGCGAAGTCAAG is a window of Streptomyces sp. B21-083 DNA encoding:
- a CDS encoding NAD(P)H-dependent oxidoreductase, which encodes MSVRILGLVGSLRAGSTNRQLAEAAVKHAPEGAEVVLFEGLGDVPFYNEDIDVEGSVPAAAAALREAANSADALLLFSPEYNGTIPAVLKNAIDWLSRPYGAGALSDKPVAVVGTAYGQFGGVWAQDEARKSVGIAGAKVVDVKLAIPGSLVRFAETHPSDDAEVAGQLAEVIGLIHTEATASAAA
- a CDS encoding LLM class F420-dependent oxidoreductase produces the protein MRLGVHINRFNHSGGGPALGTELAAAGAAAEAAGVHRLTVMDHYFQMEFNGGAEDAMLEAYTTLGFLAAHTSTVRLGALVTGVTYRHPGLLAKIATTLDVLSGGRATLGIGAAWYDREHEGLGVPYPATAERFERLEETLRICLQMWDPDDNGPFEGTHYRLAETLCVPAPVSSPRPEIMIGGGGERKTLRLVAQYADACNLFASTPEEIGHKLDVLRGHCDSVGRPYDDITRTLLYMGDAADENDVDGFVRDIEGYAKFGIETVMLAPRTGEPAAWIEEFAAPAVRRAAELG